The Pandoraea apista genomic interval TTGCCGTACGTATCGGCAGCGGTCGAGACTTGCTGTGCCAGTTCACGCGTCGGCGTGAGCACGAGCAGCAGCGGCTGAGCGGCCACACGACGCACACGCTGGCCCTTGCGGGGCTTTTCGCCCGGGGCGGCCGGCTGGTTGCGCGGATGGGCTGCCGGGGCGCGGCTGCCCAACTCGCCGCTCGCCTGCATTTCTGCGAAGCGGTGGATGGCGGGCAGCATGAAAGCGGCCGTCTTGCCCGAACCCGTCGGGCTCGACACGAGCAGATCGCGGCCGGCAAGCGCTGCGGGAATCGCGCGCTGCTGGACCGGCGTAGGGCTGGTGTAGCCAGCGGTGTTGAGTGCCGTCAGAATGGCCGGGTTCAGACCGAGTTCGGCGAACGTGGGCTGACCATCGGTGCTGACTGCTGCGGCAACTGCCGGCGCGGCGTCAACAACAATAGCGTCAATGTTTTCTTCGGACGTGGGGAAATACGTCTGCGCGAGCGCAGACATTTTGGAATGCTGTTCCATGAATCCTCTTGCGGATTAATAAGGTTATGTCGGGGCGTTGGCGCCAATCGGCAAACCCAATTCGTCGCAAGCAGGAAGCAAATCGCGGATGGGGCAGAAAGCGGATCGAAATCCGTATCGTAAGCCAAGGGACGGCGGCGGGTCGTTCCATCAGGAACGCCAGTACCGGCAAGAACTACAGCGGCTTATCACAGGATTGGGGCAAAACGCGGTTTTTCGTCACTTGACGGGGTATTTCATAGGACCCCGCGAAGCGAAGCGCGGATTATACCTGTATTTTTAGAAAAGTGCACGTTCGGATTTGCACGGAGTCGTGAGCGCCTGCCGGCGGGCAATGTCAGCGCGTCACCCGGTGGTGTGACATCAGTCTCGGCGCGGGTTACCGTCGATCCCACTAGGTTGCTCGTCGCGCGCCCGATTACAATAGCGCCATGTCTTCGATTACGCTTCTTGCCCTCGATACCTCGACCGAGTTCTGTTCGGTCGCCCTGTATCGTCATGATCCCGCCAGTGGGGCGCCGGCCCTCGTGTTCGAGCGCCATCTCGATACCGGCCCTGTTTCCAGCACCCATATTCTTCCGGCCGCGCGCGACGTGCTGCGCGAGGCCGGTGTGGCGCTCGCCGAATGCGACGCGATCGCGTTTGGCGCGGGGCCCGGCTCGTTTACCGGGCTGCGCACCGCATGTGGCGTGGCCCAGGGGCTGGCCTTCGGGGCCCAATTGCCCGTGGTGCCGGTGGGTACGTTGCTGGCCTGTGCCGAAGCGGCGCGCGCGCTGCGCGTCGATACGCAACGGGTACTTGTCGCGCTCGATGCGCGCATGAACGAGGCTTACTGGGCCGATTACGCCTGGGACGCCGCAGCGGGCGAATGGCGAGAAGTGCAACCACCGTCCCTCAACGCCGCGGAACAGGTGCAGGTCCCCGACGCCGCGTTTGTTGTCGCCGGCAATGCCGTACTCGCGTTTGGCGACCGGTTGCAGGGCACCGCGCAGGCGCAGGCCGTGCTGGCCGATGCCATGCCGCGTGCCCGTTACGTTGCCGCACTGGCGGCCCGCGCGTTCGCCCGGGGCGAGGCGATTCCTGCCGATCAGGCCATGCCGGTCTACATCCGCAACAAGGTAGCGCAGACGACCGCCGAGCGCGAGGCCATCAAACAGGCCGCTGTGCAGCCTGGCGGCAAGGAGGCGCCCTGATGCGTCAGACCGGGCCGAACCATTTTTCGCCGATGACGCTGGCCGACCTTGATGAGGTCGTTGCCGTTGAGGTGCGCGCGTACCCATTTCCGTGGACGCGACAGAATTTCGCCGATTCGCTGGACGCCGGCCATCACGGTGTCTGCCTGCGTGCGGTCGATGGCTCGTTACTGGGCTATTTCCTGTTGATGCCGGTTGTCGACGAAGCCCATCTGCTCAACGTGTGCGTGGTACCGGAAATGCAGGGCAACGGCCTCGGTGTGCAGCTGCTCGACGAAGTGGTGCGCGTGTCGCGCGCGCAGGGCATGGGCGGCGTGTTGCTGGAAGTGCGTCCGTCGAATATGCGGGCGCTGCGCATTTACGAGCGTTTCGGTTTCGAGCAGATCGGCCGGCGCAAGGGATATTATCCGGCGAGCGGGCGTCGTGAAGACGCCATTGTGATGCGCCTGTCGTGGGAGACTGATCGTGCCGTGGCCTAAAGCAATACTGGAAGAGTTCGGGCTGTGGCCGGTGTGGATGTCGCACGATGCCGTGGCCAGGGCGACAGCGGTGAGCGCCGAGGAGGCGGGGGTGGCAACGCTCGCCGAGCCGGGGGGCGTGCACGCCGCCTTTCCGGCCGACGATTTGCCGCCGTGGGACGTCACACCGTCCGCCGCGGCGGTCGAGCGTCCTGCCGCACGCGTTGCGGCTGTGAACGACGCGTCTGTCCCCCCTGGCATGCCCAGCGCCCCTGTGGCGCCGGCTCGTCGTGAAGCCGCGCCGGACGGTGGCGGCAATCGTCGCATGGCGGATCTGCCGCCCGACGACATCCCGATGTGGCTCGACAGCGATGGCAATGGCGATGGCGACGCCGCAGCCGACGCCGCATTGTGGTCGATCGTGCGAGACGCAGGCGAGGCGGATGCACCGGCACGCCCGGCATTGCCGGGCGTCGAAACGCTGGACTGGGAGGCGCTGGCCGAGCGCGTTGCCGATTGCCGGTTGTGCGGCCTGTGCGAGAAACGCACGCAGACGGTTTTCGGGGTGGGCGATCGCGAGGCTGACTGGCTGCTCGTAGGTGAAGCGCCGGGCCAGCAGGAGGACTTGCAGGGAGAACCGTTCGTCGGTCAGGCCGGCAAATTACTCGACAATATGCTGCGTGCTTCGGCGCTAAAGCGCGGCGAGAATGTCTATATCGCGAACGTGCTGAAGTGTCGCCCGCCGAATAACCGCGATCCCGAGCCGGAGGAAGTCGCGAGTTGCGAGCCGTATCTGA includes:
- the tsaB gene encoding tRNA (adenosine(37)-N6)-threonylcarbamoyltransferase complex dimerization subunit type 1 TsaB — its product is MSSITLLALDTSTEFCSVALYRHDPASGAPALVFERHLDTGPVSSTHILPAARDVLREAGVALAECDAIAFGAGPGSFTGLRTACGVAQGLAFGAQLPVVPVGTLLACAEAARALRVDTQRVLVALDARMNEAYWADYAWDAAAGEWREVQPPSLNAAEQVQVPDAAFVVAGNAVLAFGDRLQGTAQAQAVLADAMPRARYVAALAARAFARGEAIPADQAMPVYIRNKVAQTTAEREAIKQAAVQPGGKEAP
- the rimI gene encoding ribosomal protein S18-alanine N-acetyltransferase; its protein translation is MRQTGPNHFSPMTLADLDEVVAVEVRAYPFPWTRQNFADSLDAGHHGVCLRAVDGSLLGYFLLMPVVDEAHLLNVCVVPEMQGNGLGVQLLDEVVRVSRAQGMGGVLLEVRPSNMRALRIYERFGFEQIGRRKGYYPASGRREDAIVMRLSWETDRAVA
- a CDS encoding uracil-DNA glycosylase; protein product: MPWPKAILEEFGLWPVWMSHDAVARATAVSAEEAGVATLAEPGGVHAAFPADDLPPWDVTPSAAAVERPAARVAAVNDASVPPGMPSAPVAPARREAAPDGGGNRRMADLPPDDIPMWLDSDGNGDGDAAADAALWSIVRDAGEADAPARPALPGVETLDWEALAERVADCRLCGLCEKRTQTVFGVGDREADWLLVGEAPGQQEDLQGEPFVGQAGKLLDNMLRASALKRGENVYIANVLKCRPPNNRDPEPEEVASCEPYLKRQVALLKPRVIVVMGRFAAQSILRTQASIASLRGRVHEYEGVPVIVTYHPAYLLRSLPDKAKAWTDWCLARATYEAVCESTPANKPTAN